In Microvirga sp. 17 mud 1-3, the genomic window CCTCGAGGCCGGCCTCGGAGCGGAGTTCCGCCTCCGGCACGCTCCCCGGGTCATCGTAATAGAGGCCGATCATCCGGCGCGGGGTGCTGAAGAGGCCCCGTGCGCCGCCCCATGCGGCCAGTCGGTCGAAGCATCGCCCGATATCGTGATAGTTGCCGCGATGAGGGTAGGTCGCGAGATGAACGCCGTCGAAATCCTTCACTGTGACAGGCAGCATGATGTCGTCTCCGTTTTCGGTTGGGCGAAACGGAGTGAACCGTGCCCGGAACGCGCCCGGGGGCTCGCCATGGCCGTTACCGAAGGCCCGCGTGAAGGCCTCGACGGAGCCATAGCCCGCCCGCCGGGCGATCCGCTCGATGGGATAGGCCGAGCGGGCCAGTTCCCCGGCAGCCCGGTGCAGCCGCAGCCGGCGGACGGTATCGGCAACCGTCTCGCCCGCAATCGAGCGGTAGATGCGATGGAAATGATAGGGCGAGAAGCAGGCGATGCCTGAAAGCCGCTCTAAGGACAGATCCCCGTCCAGGTTGTCGGCGATATGGTCGATGACCAGGGCCACCCGGCGGCCGTAATCGAGTCGCGTCTTGTGTTTTGTCTGCAGCATGGATCACTCCGAGACCCGACCTTACGGGCCTCGAATTGATCACGGTTGCGGATTTGACGCGAGTGGGCGGGTCTTCAGAGGCCGAGCGAGAGGGCCGTCACGGCCCGGTCGATGGCGAGGTAGAACACCACGAACGCGAGGGCGCCCGCGATGGCGAACTCGATCATCTGGTTCTTGAAGATCCGCATCTGCCGGAAGATCTCGCGCCCGGACACGGACATCAGCCAGGCGATCGTCAGAACAGCCGGAAAGACGAAGAGGAACGACCAGGTGCTCTCCACCTGACCCGCATAGGACGGATCGATCAGCGGACGGATGTTGCGGACCCAGGGAGCATAGAAGGACGCGTAAAGCGAGGTGAGCCACGCCAGGCCGACCGCAACCCCCAGGTGGAACGTGAACAGGCTGTGCAGGCGTCCGAATTCGCCT contains:
- a CDS encoding GyrI-like domain-containing protein yields the protein MLQTKHKTRLDYGRRVALVIDHIADNLDGDLSLERLSGIACFSPYHFHRIYRSIAGETVADTVRRLRLHRAAGELARSAYPIERIARRAGYGSVEAFTRAFGNGHGEPPGAFRARFTPFRPTENGDDIMLPVTVKDFDGVHLATYPHRGNYHDIGRCFDRLAAWGGARGLFSTPRRMIGLYYDDPGSVPEAELRSEAGLEVEPDMPLSDGMTLRHIPAGRIATILYKGPYTGLDEVYRQLYREWLPQSCEEVGDQPVFETYLNNPRDVPASELLTEVSLPLKG